In the genome of Impatiens glandulifera chromosome 6, dImpGla2.1, whole genome shotgun sequence, the window AAgcacaacaacaaaaacacaagtaataaaatttctctcttttttcttcatttttctacACAACCATATCAAGAAATTCcactataatttgaataatgatctaaaaaataatttgtataaagtAACACGAATTACTCTATAATTCGATGAGAATCATCATACAGaaaaatcttataccaaacaaaaagaaaaatcactttcaattttacTTTGGCGATTTTCCAATTAAATCACAACAATGTACAAGTTTCCAGAGAGGCACAATGTGAGAACTTACATTTGTTTTAACCAATAAAAATTTTATCTATCTCAAAAAAAATGGGGAAAAACTCACTTTTCAAATCAGCaaattttttgttgttgaacaTCATGAAAATGAGGAATAGGGTTAAATGAGCAAAATTTACCTGGAAGAAGTCAGCAAGAAATGTGACATATAGAAGAGGGAGGTAAAACGCATGGTAGAGAACTTCTGTCAGGTCATACAGCCTGTAAAAAGAATGCAGAAAAATTGATAAACACAAATTCAATAAGACAAGATGCTAGATTTACTGAGAATATACCAGAATCCCAATCCAGATCCTTGTCCAGTAAGTCCACAAGCTAACAGAGCCATGGCATTCGAGAAGAACATGATGATTGTGTACTTGTAGAATGCAGGTCTTGCTGTTGTTCacaaaatagaatattaatataaccacggttttgatgaACATGGACATAAATAGTGATCAATAAACTCACCAGGTAGTTTTTCTCTCCATCTTGAATGATATCCAAAACTTATCAAGCCATAGACTGCAGTAAGAAGCAGCTTGTGTAATACCCACAAACCCCATTTTATCCCATGGTTGTTTTCATGGTCATTGATGAACAAAGGAACAGCAAACCCAAACAAGTATATAGCCTAAAAggaacattataatatatataagtatattaaatcaatttaaaacacaTGAGATCAAAGAAAAATTCATCAATCCATTTTATTTGAAGTATTCATTCAATTGCATTAAAAAATGTGATCTTATTTGGAAGAGGAATATACCATAAATGTTATTTCCAAATGAAACCATGGataaaatatgttaagaagATATTAGGAGAGCTTTGgaaattttattatgaaattacCTTCAAAAGCATGTCCAAACAGACAATAAGACCCGTAATAGCAAATGTACGCGTCAAGGCTTCTGATCCACCAGCATAATTTCCTTGTAATAAGAAAGCCATCAAACTGACCTCAAGAAACAGCATTCCAGATGTTGTAAACAAAGACAATATATTCCAGGCTTTTTCTTTCCCAGGACTGCATTCCCATGCCTATCTCAGAATACAAAGGAGAATTGAAACACTCTCAAGGCTATTAAGCAAGAAAGTCAAGAACAATGAAGAATAATTCACTTTGGTTACCGAATTGGATGTTAAGTGGAGTCTAGAAGAAACTTGAGTTATTGATTGTAAAACATATTTGTGGGTAAAAATGACCAACAGCTACTGAAGCATTCATTTGACCCTTTTCGTATCATGGAAATGAAAAATGAGGTGCATACATTTTCCAGATCATTTTTGGTTTTTCATTTGCAATGAAGGCCACTTTAATGCAATAGAATCAAATGTTGATCCAACCTAAAATTCAGCTTGATCTCTAGCTACAAATTCATTGGCCAAAAAATGTACATGTgtctcaaaataaattgatgattttttatAAGATCCAACCACAACTACAAAATGGGTAATTCATTTGTCAAATGAAACCGTGATCTCATCTTCCAAATATGTGTTTACTGAAAAATTGTGGGTTATCACTAGGATTGATCCACAACTACAAATTTTGCTAAAACCGCAGTTTCTGAGCTGCAAAGTTTGCTTATATTCTTACTGCAACAAAAGATTAATATTTGAAGTTCATAAATAATTACACTTACCCAACACCACAAAAAAAAGGGAAGATAAGTCTTTTAACTAGTTAAATACTCAATCAATTCACATGTGAAGTAAACCCTTAAAATCAGAAGCTTGGTAACCATAGAAACTATCTTCAACCTAAGAAATCAAACTTTCACAAGAAAACTATCAATTCAATTAAGCCAAATACAGATTCAATTATGCCATAGTATAGTTTCTATCCATTACTTACTATTGGCAAAGAACAAATAGAAAGGGTTTAAGAAAAAAACCTGAAGAAAACACCAAACTAGATTCAGGAGACTAACGAGCCAAAGACAGCCATAATAAGCAATCATGATATATGATCGTCCATTGGATAGCCTTCCGATG includes:
- the LOC124941540 gene encoding protein CANDIDATE G-PROTEIN COUPLED RECEPTOR 2 — its product is MEVPISFRPSNSTVQGDDKVSLLYAWLFECHGFIHNLTLVVSSALFVFYLASHARKSIGRLSNGRSYIMIAYYGCLWLVSLLNLVWCFLQAWECSPGKEKAWNILSLFTTSGMLFLEVSLMAFLLQGNYAGGSEALTRTFAITGLIVCLDMLLKAIYLFGFAVPLFINDHENNHGIKWGLWVLHKLLLTAVYGLISFGYHSRWREKLPARPAFYKYTIIMFFSNAMALLACGLTGQGSGLGFWLYDLTEVLYHAFYLPLLYVTFLADFFQEEDLHLENIYYSEMKDAGFFDGDWE